Within the Astyanax mexicanus isolate ESR-SI-001 chromosome 9, AstMex3_surface, whole genome shotgun sequence genome, the region TCCACCCTCCCCCATATCCCTGACAGCCCAGGTGCTTTTAGCCAAAGTTGTGTATCGCCAGACGGAACATGTCATTGGTGCACACCCACGCCTCATTAATGTTCTTCAGGATGAAGCTCTGATGGAATCCCATGATTGGGTCATCATCTGCCTACAAATAAGGTAACACAAAATAATAGGGTTAGTTATAGTACATACGGAAAAACTCAACAGACTCGGCTTGTGTCTATTGAACAATAGCAGTATAGACATATAGTGTCTATATGTCAGGAGGTGGACCAAAACTACATCAAATCAGGTCCATGCACTGGGGCAGTTACTCTATGATTCCCCCAAccaagaatattattattaaacattctTAGGTCATCTGCTTAGCCCTGCTCCAAGTTAACACTGGGTTAGTACCTGCTGTGTTTACATGTTGGATTTGAAGGAGGATCCATAGTGGTATGCGATGGACAGCTGAATGCATTATGTCATTAGTGATTTAACTAATGTCTCTTTAACCATGTCTACTAAGGCAGTAAATATTGTTACAAATCTACTGCCCAGTAGGGGTAATCGGAGTCACTCTAGCCCATTAACCATCACAATGTAAACACAGCATTTGGGTTAATACAGTCTTTAACACCCAAGCAAAGAGGTAGCAGAAACTCCCCAAGCATGACAAAAGAGACAGCAGAGTTGGAAGATATGCTACTGTTGTTAAACAACATACTGTATAGACGTCATGTAATGTCATATTTCTCATCCCTAAAGCCCCATACAGAACAATTTCTAATACATCTGCAGAAGTCCACCACAGATCGCAGGTCACACCAAAACAGTACTACACTGTACATGCTGTCCAAACACTTCAATACATTTAAACTACTATCAGTACATATAAATGAACCAATGTTGCATTTATCAAATATATCTGCAAACCAAATCACTGCATACACAGAAATGAAATCACATCCTTTACTGGTTTGAAATTCTAAATCTATGTACAGGGTAAGGTACGGTAGGGTTGGGTAGTATCTCTTTTTGATGTCATATTTGTTTACAGGGTTACCAAGTAAGTGAACATTTTGCACAATTTTTAGTCAATAGTTTAAAACGTGTTAAAATCAACAAAATCTGCCAATGTAAAAATAGGTTAGCTTCAGCTTAGCTAGCAGGATACTTActactaaacataaataaactCAAATTTTGTTGACCAAACCATAAACCCTACTAATAAAAAATGACGAAAATCTGAACATTGAATTGGAGTGACAGGTCAGACTTACAGGACAGACAGAAGGCAGAATAATTTTTTATGTCCATAATGGTGGATCTGTAATCCACTTACCAAGCCATCATTTGCTTAGCTAGCCTTTGACTACAGATCCACCATGTGCCACAACTGTTGCCCATCCAGTTGACGAGTTTCCCAAAGGTACTGAATTGCGCGAGCACAAGCTAAACACTTTAAATTCAGCCCCCTGTGAGCTGGCATGGAATATCAATTGTGCTGAAAAGCCATACAGTGAAGGTAAATTTTGGAAAAGTTCTCTCAGCGATGCAATTGCAATCTTGTGGTTGCTGCAGTATTGATATTTGTCAGCACTTTTTTTGTGTTAATTTATAACGTGTGGCTTTTGGgagtaaagagttttttttttctttacaggatGGCCACCCCTGTTTTAGGTCATGTTTAGACTTGCTGCCAGTTGAATTTAACTTAGATTGTTTAATGTACACTATGTTGCCAAACGTATCTGCCCACCTGCAGTGCAACCTAGGTCAGTTGCTGACCTCTGCACACTATGCACCTCATAAACCACAGACCCCGCTCTGTCGTTTTACATTTACAGAGTGAGCTGTTTTTGTTCCTAGTCGCTTCCACAATGTTttaatagcactgacagttggatgtggaatatttagtagtgaggaaatttcacagcTAGACTAACTGTAGCACACTGGAATTCACTAAGCTCTTGAGTGCAACTCATtccttcactaatgtttgtaaaagcagtctgcatgcctagttACTCGGATTTATACACGTGATAATGGAACCATGTTGGCCAGTGGGGCTAAAAGAAAACCTGCAGCCTTACCAACCCTTTGTGCATAAGATTGAACACCCTATATACAAAAAAGCCTAACCAGTTTGCTAAGCATACAACAAACCTGCAGCCCTCTTAAATGTATATAAGGGAATTGGCTTATATGTATGTAAAAAGGAACACATTATTACTGTCATACTACCCAACCCTAGGTCAGGGCACATAATTTAATAATAGAATAACTGATATAATTTTATCATTACATTCACAAAACTGATATAAAAACTGATGAAAAACATTAAGTGTACTGATTGTAGCAACACAGCTGCGTCAGGATATTTTTAGGAGCTCTAGGCTTCAACACATATGAGATGCTGTACCCTGCTATACCACTGGGAGTCTCTCCAGAAGGTCTTGTAAAGTCAGAGAGGGGGTTGGATCTCTGCCTgacgggagacgggcggcagtggtgggtcttcgtgacgtcacccgccagccactttttcatcgacccggcagtgttaggcacgtacccggcactactaaaaactgtcagggagctagctgacagtatgccggcagtattaaaaactgtcaggtagcttcctgactgtacgccggcactattaaaaactgtcagggagcttcctgacagtacgccggcactactaaaaactgtcagggggctagctgacagtacgccggcagtattaaaactgtcagggggctagctgacagtacgctggtagtattaaaaactgtcagatagcttcctgacagtacgccggcacttttaaaaactgtcagggagcttcctgacagtacgccggcactactaaaaactgtcaggtagcttcctgactgtatgccggcactactaaaaactgtcaggtagcttcctgacagtacgccggcactactaaaaacggtcaggtagcttcctgacagtacgccggcagtattaaaaactgtcagggggctagctgacagtacgccggcagtattaaaaacggtcaggtagcttcctgacagtacgccggcagcattataaactgacagggggcttgctgacagtacgccggcagtattaaaaactgtcaggtagcttcctgacagtacgccggcagtattaaaaactgtcagggggcttgctgacagtacaccggcagttttaaaaactgtcagggagcttcctgacagtacgccggcactacttaaaactgtcagggggctagctgacagtacgccggcagtattaaaaactgtcagggagcttcctgacagtatgtcggcagttttaaaaactgtcagggagctagctgacagtatgccggcagttttaaaaaccgtcagggggctagctgacagtacgccggcagttttaaaaactgtcatggagcttgctgacagtaagacCGGAGtaaagctatccgcgcttcggaaattctcagtcaagtcatccgcgctttaaatttagatgcgcgtatacgtgcgattttacggtaaacagccgCGCAGGAGAGCACACAGAGAACGGGAGACCGACGCGTTTCAGtctattatattaattcagacatacattaagcccagaaatgagaaaaaacggattaaaataactcacctcactgtatattttgtgcagtacattatctatttgatataatatcccatcagtgtttaagagagagagagagagttttatattaatattacttttttcaatcTATGCTTCAAATttaatttctcatgagtttcccaaaaaaccaaaacagatccagtaccttgtaaaagagtccatcctagactatcacttctgcaagtgtgggcaattttcactgtatggtttattttatattaataaaaaaattgtatgcgtgtttaaaattaaatttttcatgattttcccatgaTGCCAAAACTGGTCCACTACCATTtaaaagagtacaacataggctgtcacctctgcaagtttgggcaaatttcactgtattttttattttatattattattattattattattattattattgtttttttattcatgtttaaaatcaaatttctcatgattttcccataatgccaaaatagatccactaccatttgaaagaatcTGTCCTATGTCCTCATGATctctacaatttgaaagagtctgtcctaggctatgactcctgcaagtttgggaaaaattcagtgtattgtttattttatattatttatttatttttattattcatgcttaaaattaaatttctcatgatttttccataatgccaaaacaggtccactcccatatgaaagagtccatcctaggctagctccttgacagtttttaaaactgccggcgtactgtcagcaagctccctgacagtttttaaaactgccggcgtactgtcagcaagccccctgtcagTACGTGTctggcactgccgggtcgatgaaaaagtggctggcgggtgacgtcacgcagacccaccactgccgcccgtctcccggcaggcaaagatccaaccccaACTGTAAAGTCATTTACAATACAATTTTTTTCCCTGCACAGATGCCAATATTTGTGCATGTCACATCACTCATCACACCTGCCCATGCtgacttttatttgtttattgaatCCATTCGAAATTAATTTTAGACCAGccaatgttaacatttttttttaaatcttgaaaTATAGggactttaaatatacacatataaacacattctTATACCAAAAGCTTTAATGTTTTTACAAAAGAACTCTATACGCTATAAATATAGCCCTGGATGAGTGTTTAAATAGCAGGGGGATTTGAACAGGAGCTGGATCTGCATGCTGCCCAGTATCATTAGTAGTAGTTTAAAACAACCAGGGCAAGCCGAGCAGAGCACAGATCCTTACACACAGTCAGAGGGGAAGGTAAAGGCCATGTGACCAGAGAGAGGGACTGAGGTCAAAGGTTGTGCAGGGCAAGCCTGAAGACCTCATTGGTGCACACCCAGGCATTGCTGTAATGTTTCAGCAGAAAGGTCTGTTGGAAGCCCAGCACCTGGTCCTCATcagcctgacacacacacacaaatacacacacacacacacacacacacacacacactataatctcCGAAATACCACTTCATTTTAAATCTACGAATGTGCACCCTGTGTGGCATCTGGCACATGGCGTTTATGTAGTGCTTAGGCACACAGTTTATACTTTCCAGATATCTGAgatttcatgttatttttttaCCCCGCAAACATGTATTTGTGCCCTGTAGAAATGAACACTaacaataaacactagtgtaAATACTTACTTTTAGTTGTCCTACTACCATACTCAATATGCAGCTGTCAGGAGTGGGCTGGTGATCTTGTGCTGTTATGCTGTGGGCTATTTTTGTGAAGGGCAGGCTCTGAAGAGGcaaaaaagaccatttaaaacaCACTTGTTCACATCTCACCTTAATGTATGTTGTGCAAAGTTCAAATTTCACATTTCAGTAAAAATAGATAATGAAATATACAGTGTGTATATGAACCTGTTAATTCCACGCCTGTATGAAAAGTTCCAGGTTTTATGACTAAAATATACTGAGATAAAAAGGTAGGCGGAACACAGCTTAATTTGCCTGTATTAAAATGATGAGCCTAGTCGCTGAACAGTCAAAATAggcaaatacatttttgtaatccCATCCTTCCACACCAATGTTTGTTATGTATTCATCTGATACATACTACATTTCTACACACTGTTATGACTGCCTCCTTGCTTCTACACTTatcttgagtttttaaacacatatcTCACTGGACACTCCTAGCTAGATGTTCCTTGTAGATGTAGAAAGTCAGAGCGGAAGCGATCATTAATACACATAACTAAAAGGCTACAAACTCATTCATACAGAGAGCAATCAGCAGCCTTGCTGAGTAGCTATGAATGATTACTCACACAAGTCCCTTTACCATGTTTGTTATTGTTTAGCCTGAGTTTCCAGTTATGCTCTCATTACACGCTCGAGACTGCTACCAGTGCTTGTCATAGATGTTCTCATAATAGAAGATTCCATgtattaaatagtttaaatatctTTGAGCTAAAACAACTCTGCATGAGCTTGGACTCAGCATGAAAGCTATTTCACTGGTTATAAATAACTCAAGAGCTGTGCTTTTTTAATGCAATGCTCTGTATAGCAAATTAATACCCAAACAAAACAGTTACCACTAGTGTATAAATATTACATGATAAAACGTGAAAAAAATAGTGAATTTCTCCTTCATGAAtgtttagttttaaaaaataataataataaaaaaaggtaaatccTTACAGAGAGTTTTTCAACAATCGCTGCTTTTCCCTGGAATTGCTGTCCTTCCCATGTAAGGCATGATGCATCAATCTGTAAGAAAGTATGGATATGTGAAAAAAACTGATGGGCTAGCAGGACATAAGTAAAATCACTGAGACCATTTCCATTTAATAAGACATTTGTACATTAACGCAAGTATTTTAATTGGGTATTAAAGTGACCAGATCAAAAGTGATGATGGTAATGGGGGTTTAACACCAGGACAGCTCATAGGCCATCGTCCTGGCAGGAGCATTTTTGTTTGTCACGGTCTTGAAAATGGTGATATTAGATGCTTTATGGAATCTGTGTCTGTCATGGTGGGAAAGTGTGTAGTCAGTTAAGAAATGCTTGACTGACTGGTTCTGCTGCATGGGAAACCCTCTCCCCTTAATAGAAAGGAATGTGTCAACCTAGTATGTCTTACTACAACAGTATATCTGATGTCAGAAAATTATTCCACAAACTCTTCACCATACACCTATAGGGGTTTATATGTACACAAAGCTTACTATTATAATGTGAGGATTAACAacagagaaggaaaaaaataatattacagaaagcagttCTTGATATAGACACAAGATCTCGTTGATTGAAACATTCATGATAGAAGTAAGACTGGTGAAGAAAGACAGTCCTAAGTTAACTTACCAATTATCAATAGTATTGGCCTTTGTTGCACAGACACAGATTACACTACAAATGTGTCATATGCATGTCTGATCACCACTGAAAAGGCTTTAAAGAAACAACTCCCACACAACAGGCTTTTGTAAAtaagtttttgttcttaatgatggaataaattaaagtaaaaaaacaaacaaacaaaaaaaaatctccaagaTGCATAAACAGGTCTAATACACAATACAAGTCGACGTGCAGTAATCATCTATTAATACTTACATATATTGATCCAAGCTGTGTTCTGTCTGTGTCAAACAGTTGATAGTAATGTTGCACAAAGCTGGATCCTATTTGTTCCCAAATCGGCTTGTCTCCCATCCTGACACACCCAGCTACAGGCACTGGTGGAAAAAGCATAAAAATGTTAGATTTTTaaaatttcattacattacagatTATTCCATGTTTTAAGCATCCGTTAACACAATGTCTGTTAACTTCAATTAAGTGTGTCCTGCCCATATTAGGAACACTGCTTTTACTGTGGTTATCTCCATTTTAACAATAAATGACTCCTGAATCTTTTGAAACACTGAAATCCTTAAAAGGTCAAAATATGCAcattgctaattctatgctacgGAAAGCACACTGCACACTTTGAATCGTGAGGtatataaaaaattacaaataaaatttaaCATTACACCAACTACGTAAAATGTACTATAATTAGGCTTGGGCAATAAGACCATAAatgtattacagtattttttttacgaTTTTATGGGTTTCATGACATATCATGTTCCTTTTTCTGTCATGCCTGGGACTTTATATAGGCCTGTGATGTTTTCTTGTGTCATGGGTAAAAACACAGAATATAAAAGTGCTTTTATATCCTGAATATAATGAATGCTTTGTGTACTACATAATTTGCAAGGCCCCTTAAAATAACACAACATATGAAAGATTCAGTGAAACAGCTGCAGAATTTAAACAGAGTATGTTTTGCCAAATGCACTGTAGTAAAAAAAGAACCCAAAATATGCCAAAAACATTACCTCCtttcaaaaaaacatattttaagattCTGGCATTCTGAGCACAGTATATTAAAACAACTTTAACAAATAACTAATGAACTGACttatatgaataataaaaaaaacagaaaaagtctctttaaaatgtaaagagtgaGTGACAGAGAGATGTGAGCAACACAGCTTGCCTTACTCTCTCTCAGGGCCACTAGTTAATGACTTCTCCAACATCATCTTATATGGAAAATCTGCTTAGGCCCAGAGATCCTAATACAGACATGAAGCCAATTACATAATTACAACATGATTTCAGTGCTCTACAGTTCGTCATTCACTTCTTAGGATTTGAAAGCAATTTCATGAACTCACCCCAAAAACGTGAACTACTGGCAATGGCAGTAATGTTGCCATTAAAACAGTATAGAAACTAAAGACAAAAAGAGTCATCAGCTGTCTTATCAGAATGTACCTTTTTTAGTCCGAAtatgcaatacaaaaaaaaaagaaaagattattAGAGtatcaaaaaaatttaattacagataattgtgtgGGCCTTTGATGTTCTGGATGACTGGACACAGATTAGCCTTCACTCTATAAATGTGATTACATATGCATGCCTGGTCACCAGTGAAAGGGGTTTTTAATAAACCACTCCCACACAACAGGCTTTTGTAATGGACTAATAAAAAAGCTGATTAGTAGAGAATCAAAATCATTTTTAGTTGCAGCTTTATTAGACACAATAACAAAATGGCTGATATTTAACTAAAGATACCAGCTTTATGTCTAAACCATTGTATACATATTGTACACATTAAAACCAAGAATATGttttaattaggttttaaatataacattactttttttctgaaatacagAAATGTATAATATAGCTTAACAGCAAACCAATGCATAACTAAAACCAAGTGTGTGTCTGACACAGATGTGAGCTTATTTTACACTGAAAAGCAAAGCGTTAGAAAGGAATTTTACAACTGCTTTGAGGGCTCCACCCTTTTTCCTCTACTTTGCAAAGATCTCATACATGGAACTGGAAAAAGATATAATTTTactcagaaaaataaatatgctcTTGTGGGGGTTGGGGCAGTTTTATTACATGTGCAATAACAACATAACACTAGCTACTAACTACAGATCTGCTGTAGTATCTGTAAAGTCGATAACTAAAGCCAGCCTTACACTAAATGACTAAGCAATTTCACCATAACACAAATATTCAATGGGTCTAGCCAGATATTGTCATCTTTACTCTTTGAAAAAATGGTCAACATGACAAGaattatttgtgtttaatattatcataagTTTAATCTTAGCTCAGGCAAACTGTCACCAACAGGTAATCTCTCTCTCCAGTACCAAACAGGAAGTAGCTGTACCAGTTAATTTAACCAGGTCTATGTCCACATTCTGTAGCATGATTAGTAggatagtttttttattatgtttatatgaAAAATACTGCACAAACAAGCAGCTGTGGCCAAAAGCTGCTTCTTTCTATGCTTCACTGTTCAACTCCACTGTTTCTCATAAAATTCCATCAGGAACACAATAGGAAACCATCTCAAAAGGAATCCAACTGCAGATATGTAAATAGTGTAGAACATGACAAATGGTATCAGAATTGACATATGTGCCACAAACCCTTTAAAAGATGTTTAGAGTTCCTTTCAGCCTTCTGTCATttattttaactcatgaagtccatAAGTGACCTATAcaaaacatcctgagagcattatcacaggacagtgtgtgaatgtttgatcatctgaccttatttacagaatgta harbors:
- the nutf2 gene encoding nuclear transport factor 2 isoform X2, with protein sequence MGDKPIWEQIGSSFVQHYYQLFDTDRTQLGSIYIDASCLTWEGQQFQGKAAIVEKLSSLPFTKIAHSITAQDHQPTPDSCILSMVVGQLKADDDPIMGFHQSFILKNINEAWVCTNDMFRLAIHNFG
- the nutf2 gene encoding nuclear transport factor 2 isoform X1 — its product is MGDKPIWEQIGSSFVQHYYQLFDTDRTQLGSIYIDASCLTWEGQQFQGKAAIVEKLSSLPFTKIAHSITAQDHQPTPDSCILSMVVGQLKADEDQVLGFQQTFLLKHYSNAWVCTNEVFRLALHNL